A genomic region of Ehrlichia japonica contains the following coding sequences:
- the hemE gene encoding uroporphyrinogen decarboxylase: MLKTITSRSRQKRVPVWFMRQAGRYLPEYHEVAKNAGSFLELCYTPELMKEVTLQPVRRFGLDAAIMFSDILVIPDALGCKVRFTKEDGPKLQLISSYDEINIPEEIVLDHLKNVFEGIKEVKRSLQEDISLIGFAGAPWTIASYMIGRDKNFSKIREMCYLQDRSLEKIIEKITEVTISYLKKQIESGVDIIQIFDSNAGIVPASEFEKWIIDPTEKIISSIRESYPEFPIIGFPKGAGIMYKKFSEKTKVSVTSIDYNIPISWAKNNISSILQGNIDPYLVAYDKNKAVSQTRDLINIMKDEPFIFNLGHGIIPSTPIANIEALIEIVRSSI; the protein is encoded by the coding sequence ATGTTAAAAACCATAACAAGTAGATCCAGGCAAAAGAGGGTGCCGGTGTGGTTCATGAGGCAAGCTGGAAGATACCTACCAGAGTACCACGAGGTAGCAAAAAATGCGGGAAGCTTTCTAGAACTGTGTTATACACCAGAGTTAATGAAAGAAGTTACATTGCAACCGGTAAGAAGGTTCGGCTTGGACGCAGCAATAATGTTTTCAGACATACTAGTAATTCCAGATGCTCTAGGTTGTAAGGTAAGATTCACAAAAGAAGATGGCCCTAAACTACAATTAATATCAAGTTATGATGAAATCAATATCCCAGAAGAAATAGTATTAGACCATCTTAAAAATGTCTTCGAAGGTATAAAAGAAGTTAAAAGATCACTACAGGAGGATATATCACTAATAGGATTTGCAGGTGCACCCTGGACCATAGCATCCTACATGATAGGAAGAGATAAAAATTTTTCAAAAATAAGAGAGATGTGTTACTTACAAGATAGAAGTTTAGAAAAAATAATAGAAAAGATTACAGAAGTGACAATCTCATATTTAAAAAAACAAATAGAAAGTGGTGTAGACATAATACAAATCTTTGACAGTAATGCAGGAATTGTACCAGCTAGTGAATTCGAAAAGTGGATAATAGATCCTACAGAGAAAATAATATCATCCATACGTGAATCTTACCCAGAATTTCCAATTATAGGTTTTCCAAAGGGTGCAGGGATAATGTATAAAAAATTCTCAGAGAAAACAAAAGTGTCAGTTACAAGTATTGACTACAACATTCCAATATCTTGGGCAAAAAATAATATTTCATCAATATTACAGGGAAATATAGACCCATATCTGGTAGCATATGATAAAAATAAAGCAGTGTCTCAAACAAGGGATCTAATCAACATAATGAAGGATGAACCATTTATATTTAATTTAGGACATGGAATAATTCCAAGCACTCCTATAGCCAATATCGAGGCACTAATAGAAATAGTAAGATCTAGTATTTAA